The following are encoded in a window of Fusarium verticillioides 7600 chromosome 6, whole genome shotgun sequence genomic DNA:
- a CDS encoding phosphatidylinositol glycan, class C translates to MTGDTDATARSPSPLTLGDPLITGVNWHQHQPPTSAPVPTSPTKSPGPSQPPHPDPGPGPGPRLQCLLDSMPPPTDDETPFPSLDHSALHGFGRSHLSPDDAFVSPPRGPRGRSRRRKRPWKKLMWVKQSYPDNYTDQATFLENLQRNPRLKPYDFWPLVADSTVILQHVCSVIIFVVCFVGIFQDRVSPVAVTSWSSFATFVGWILWERWLSEIEETDDPSLGVAANVMGRAGRTGSLRRPTRTGSIRRPPPLRVESAPSTAAPSAVGSAASSTANLHAPSTIHRAQSASTTSLASGIAHTPRASQEHLPELPPPLLAEENRYRQRMETVKSAILIYCTLLGLSPILKSLTRSTSSDSIWAMSFWLLAINIFFFDYSGGVGAKFPASLSTNAALMASTVLASRLPSTKQVFSLTLFSIEVFGLFPVFRRYVRHRSWRFHILSAILLVLGASFGVGLILGYDKNTVGWPWKSGLVGMIVGMLIAILATGGCSWWLIGLQKYKNEIRGPWDPARPIIMNRPRWDDDS, encoded by the exons ATGACGGGAGACACTGACGCTACGGCACGATCTCCAAGCCCACTAACCCTGGGCGACCCACTCATTACAGGTGTCAATtggcatcaacaccagcctccaacttcAGCTCCGGTtccaacttcaccaacaaaAAGTCCAGGTCCAAGTCAACCCCCCCATCCCGATCCCGGACCCGGACCCGGACCCAGACTCCAATGCCTTCTCGATAGCATGCCACCCCCTACCGACGACGAGACGCCGTTCCCCTCGTTAGACCACTCGGCCCTCCATGGCTTTGGTCGTTCTCATCTTTCCCCTGACGATGCCTTTGTGTCGCCTCCTCGAGGGCCACGAGGCCGGAGCCGAAGACGTAAACGCccatggaagaagctgatgtGGGTTAAGCAATCGT ACCCCGATAACTACACAGATCAAGCCACCTTCCTCGAGAATCTCCAGCGCAACCCTCGTCTCAAGCCATATGACTTCTGGCCACTCGTTGCTGACTCTACGGTCATCCTTCAGCACGTCTGTTCAGTCATaatctttgttgtttgttttgttggcATATTTCAGGATCGCGTGTCTCCTGTTGCTGTCACAAGTTGGAGCAGCTTCGCTACGTTTGTAGGATGGATCCTCTGGGAACGCTGGCTATCAGAAATCGAAGAAACGGATGACCCGAGTCTTGGCGTGGCAGCGAATGTGATGGGAAGGGCCGGTCGGACTGGAAGTCTAAGGCGACCAACCCGCACGGGCAGTATCCGGCGTCCACCTCCGCTCCGGGTCGAGTCGGCGCCGTCTACCGCCGCACCCTCTGCTGTCGGTTCGGCTGCGAGTTCAACAGCCAATCTGCATGCGCCCAGTACGATACATCGAGCTCAGTCTGCTTCGACGACCTCCCTGGCCAGTGGCATCGCACACACTCCACGAGCGAGTCAGGAACATCTCCCTGAACTACCGCCACCCCTCCTGGCAGAAGAAAATCGATATCGACAGAGGATGGAGACAGTCAAGTCTGCGATTCTTATCTATTGCACGCTCCTTGGACTGAGTCCTATTCTCAAGTCTCTGACCcgatcaacatcaagcgATAGCATCTGGGCCATGTCCTTCTGGCTTCTCGcgatcaacatcttctttTTTGACTACTCTGGAGGTGTAGGTGCCAAGTTTCCAGCATCGCTATCCACAAATGCTGCTTTGATGGCATCGACTGTACTCGCCAGCCGACTACCATCGACCAAGCAGGTCTTCAGTCTGACACTCTTCAGCATTGAGGTGTTTGGGTTGTTTCCAGTGTTTCGGCGTTATGTACGACATCGAAGCTGGCGCTTCCATATCCTCTCTGCCATTCTGCTGGTCCTAGGTGCAAGCTTCGGAGTGGGCCTAATCCTGGGATACGATAAGAACACAGTCGGATGGCCATGGAAGAGTGGACTAGTGGGCATGATTGTCGGAATGCTCATTGCCATACTGGCTACAGGAGGCTGCAGCTGGTGGCTGATAGGGCTTCAGAAGTACAAGAATGAGATACGAGGACCGTGGGATCCTGCGAGACCCATTATCATGAATCGGCCTCGATGGGATGACGACTCATGA
- a CDS encoding hypothetical protein (At least one base has a quality score < 10) produces the protein MAGDEEHDGATVQEILIEACRRNNLDLLNDCLEDKSDAEISKLLNETTTVMGNHLYHEAASRGNYEIIDHLLDQPEFECDPINRSEGDTPLHSAIRWINSEPPAQRPFGNALVEMMLEAGSSTRVKNKARLTPYQLVDPTNTELREIIQKHEYANQNAGDFINVNNSAGHGGAVLDVPDDSDDDAEFSGSDEEERAEWERRRKERQRK, from the exons ATggctggagatgaagagcaCGAT GGCGCCACCGTCCAGGAAATCCTGATCGAAGCCTGCCGCCGTAACaacctcgatcttctcaacgactGTCTCGAGGACAAGTCGGATGCCGAGATCTCAAAGCTCCTCAACGAGACCACAACTGTCATGGGCAACCATCTCTACCACGAAGCCGCCTCCCGCGGAAACT ACGAAATTATCGACCACCTCCTCGACCAGCCCGAATTCGAGTGCGACCCCATTAACCGTTCAGAAGGCGACACACCTCTTCACAGCGCCATTCGTTGGATCAACTCAGAGCCGCCTGCACAGCGACCCTTCGGCAACGCCCTCGTCGAGATGATGCTTGAGGCCGGTTCCAGCACACgagtcaagaacaaggcccGTCTTACCCCCTACCAGCTTGTCGATCCTACAAACACAGAACTCCGCGAAATAATTCAGAAGCATGAGTATGCGAACCAAAATGCTGGAGACTTCATTAATGTCAACAACTCGGCGGGCCATGGTGGAGCCGTGCTCGATGTTCCCGACGACAGTGACGACGATGCTGAGTTCAGTggaagcgatgaagaggagagagctGAGTGGGAGAGGAGGCGGAAGGAGAGGCAGCGCAAATAG
- a CDS encoding mediator-RNA polymerase II transcription subunit 31 — translation MVTEDSQDCPMGSPPEPPAEVDQEPRYGGYSRFEVELEFVQSLANPAYLNHLASQKLLSQPAFVAYLAYLQYWSKPPYLKYLTYPGPTLRHLELLQQETFRQQIISPDVVRALMEEGMKASVDWHRES, via the exons ATGGTGACAGAAGATTCTCAAGACTGCCCAATGGGATCGCCTCCCGAACCGCCTGCTGAAGTAGACCAAGAGCCCAGATACGGTGGCTATTCACGAttcgaggttgagcttgag TTTGTTCAGTCCCTCGCAAACCCGGCCTACCTCAACCATCTTGCCTCTCAGAAACTTCTCAGCCAACCTGCCTTTGTCGCATATCTTGCCTACCTACAATACTGGAGCAAACCGCCGTATCTCAAGTACCTAACGTACCCCGGCCCGACACTACGACATCTGGAGCTCCTCCAGCAGGAGACGTTCCGGCAACAGATCATCAGTCCTGATGTTGTGAGGGCACTCATGGAGGAGGGCATGAAGGCATCAGTCGATTGGCACCGAGAGAGCTAG
- a CDS encoding DNA-directed RNA polymerase III subunit RPC10 gives MLLFCPHCANILTVSLTNTRTNRLECRTCPFEHHITEPVFSRRVYERVEKEDVFGGPGAWDNAQKGRVQCPNEGCEGDEAAFFQVQIRSADEPMTSFYKCMTCGHRWREN, from the exons ATGTTACTTT TCTGCCCCCATTGCGCAAATATCCTCACCGTCTCCCTCACAAATACACGAACCAACCGACTCGAATGCCGAACTTGCCCTTTCGAACATCACATCACCGAGCCTGTCTTTTCGCGACGGGTGTATGAGCgtgtcgagaaggaggatgtcTTCGGCGGTCCGGGCGCCTGGGACAATGCGCAAAAGGGTCGTGTTCAGTGCCCTAACGAGGGATGCGAGGGAGATGAGGCAGCATTCTTCCAGGTTCAGATTCGCAGTGCTGATGAGCCCATGACGAGTTTTTACAAGTGCATGACCTGTGGTCACCGGTGGAGAGAAAACTGA
- a CDS encoding hypothetical protein (At least one base has a quality score < 10) encodes MKATFFLAAAGLVAAQDFGGQPECALKCLQENIPKAGCKLEDTACQCASDFQEKLLPIITPCLKKACEAQDLLKAQSAAAEACKEFAKTAGSSKPTATSAATSGAVTVSIDTSVTGSASVPAIFSSIPEESTVVPVTPHPGNGTSTKTNGASTPTGTSGSGSGSESSASSVPTGNAAAVAGPAFGLLAALGAVLAL; translated from the exons ATGAAGGCTACTTTCTTCCTCGCCGCTGCTGGCCTCGTTGCCGCCCAGGACTTTGGTGGTCAACCCGAGTGTGCT CTCAAATGTCTCCAGGAGAACATCCCCAAGGCCGGCTGCAAGCTCGAGGACACCGCCTGCCAATGCGCCTCCGATTTCCAGGAGAAACTcctccccatcatcaccccTTGCTTGAAGAAGGCCTGCGAGGCCCAAGACCTCCTCAAGGCTCAGTCCGCTGCCGCCGAGGCCTGCAAGGAGTTCGCTAAGACCGCCGGCTCCAGCAAGCCTACCGCTACCTCTGCTGCCACCTCTGGCGCCGTCACCGTCAGCATCGACACCTCGGTCACAGGCTCCGCCAGCGTCCCTGCTATCTTCTCCAGCATCCCTGAGGAGTCTACTGTTGTCCCCGTTACTCCCCACCCCGGCAACGGAACCTCTACCAAGACTAACGGAGCTTCCACCCCTACTGGaacttctggctctggttcaggcagcgagagcagcgCCAGCAGTGTTCCTACCGGTAacgctgctgctgttgctggccCTGCCTTCGGTCTCCTCGCTGCCCTTGGTGCTGTCCTTGCTCTGTAA